In the Oceanibaculum nanhaiense genome, ACCACAATGCCTGCGAACAGCGCCAGGACGATATAGGCCCAGCTCATCGATTCCTCCGTGGATGGTTTCGTATCGTTCCGTCAGGCGGACAGCAGGTCGCGCACGCCCTGGGCGATGAAACGCTCGTCCTCGGGATTTTGCGAGGGGTTTCCGGCGCGGTGGCCCCAGATCGAGGGAATCGGCCGCAGTTCCGCATTCTTCAGATGCGGCAGCTCCAGTTCATTGTCTTCCGTGCGGAAATACAGATCGGTTTCGCCCGGCATCAGCAGCACCTTCGCCTTGATGGCGGAAAGCGCCGCGGCGAGGTCACCCTTGTAAAGCTCGTTGGCGCTGATGTCGGAGGTGAACCAGGTGCCAAGTTGGGCATACAGGTCATTGGCGTCACGCCGGGAATAAGTCCATTCCCAGAAGCGGACCAGGAAATCCTCCAGCGTCGTGTAGCCGAGGCTCTTGTAGAGCTGCTGGCGGTAGAATGTCTGCGAGATCGCCCAGCCGGCATAGATGCGGCCCATGGCGCGGATGCCCTTCACCGGCTGCTCGTGGAACCAGCCGTCGCGCCAGGCAGGATCGGCGGTCAGTGCGGCGCGGATGCTGTCGAGAAAGATCTTGTTGTGCTCCGAGGTGCGCGCGGAGGAGCAGGTGATCAGCAGCCGGTCCACGTCGTCAGGGAACAGCGCGCCCCAGTGATAGGCCTGCTGGCCGCCCATCGACCAGCCATAGACCATCGCCAGCCGCTCGATGCCGAAGACCTCATTCAAGAAGCGGCGTTGCAGCAGGACATTGTCGTAGATGGTGATGTCCGGGAACCGGCCCTGATTCAGCGGATAGGGTGTGTTCGACGGCGAGGTCGACAGGCCATTCGTCATCATGTTGGGGATGATGATGAAATAGCGCGTCGGATCAAGGATGCGGTCCTTGCCGATCAGCCAGTCGATATCGCTGTGCTGCGCGCTGTAGGAGGTCGGGTAGAGGATGACGTTCGATTTATCATCCGCCAGCGTGCCATAGGTCTTATAGACCAGCCGCGCCACCGGCAGGGTGATGCCGCATTGCAGAACGAAATCCTTGCATTCGTAGGTGCTTGTGTCGGTCATCGCAGCGTCAGTCATTCGATCCTCTTCCATCGTCATTCCCGGGCTTGTCCCGGGAATCCAGGGTTAAGCTTACACGGGCGGGCATCCAGAGGGCGGAAGCCTGGACCCCCGCAACAAGTGCGGGGGTGACGGCAAGAGTTTGGTGCGCCTTTGGGAGTTTATGCCGCCCGTCCTGGATTAGCCCCCAGATCGGCGTGAATGGCGCGCAGCGTCGGCAGGTAGCCCGGCGCCAGATGGGCGAGGTCGCCCCGCACCTTGACGTGCAGCGCCGGCAGGGCGTGGAACGGGATCGAGGGGTAGAGGTGATGCTCGACATGGAACGGCATGTTCCACATCAGCAGCCGGACCGGCCAGGAGGCCAGCGTGGTCCGGGTGTTGGTCAGGCCGTTCGCATCCTC is a window encoding:
- a CDS encoding alpha/beta fold hydrolase; the protein is MTDAAMTDTSTYECKDFVLQCGITLPVARLVYKTYGTLADDKSNVILYPTSYSAQHSDIDWLIGKDRILDPTRYFIIIPNMMTNGLSTSPSNTPYPLNQGRFPDITIYDNVLLQRRFLNEVFGIERLAMVYGWSMGGQQAYHWGALFPDDVDRLLITCSSARTSEHNKIFLDSIRAALTADPAWRDGWFHEQPVKGIRAMGRIYAGWAISQTFYRQQLYKSLGYTTLEDFLVRFWEWTYSRRDANDLYAQLGTWFTSDISANELYKGDLAAALSAIKAKVLLMPGETDLYFRTEDNELELPHLKNAELRPIPSIWGHRAGNPSQNPEDERFIAQGVRDLLSA